From Pseudobdellovibrio exovorus JSS, a single genomic window includes:
- the nusA gene encoding transcription termination factor NusA produces the protein MADNMFSDLAKVIDQVGKDKGIDKEVVIDAVKQAMLVAARKKYGTYREIEAQYNEETGEVELYEFKEVVEAEKFVDEEVEITLDEALKLDPGAQLDDSIGIKLESGDLGRIAAQTAKQIILQKVRDAEREIIFSEFEQRKGEIASGIARRVEKGAIVVDLGRTEAHIPPREQIPGEVYKPGDRIQGYLSEVRQTTRGPQIIMSRADERYLVKLFEMEVPEIYDGIVEIMSAAREPGQRAKIAVRTKDNSVDPVGACVGMKGSRVQNIVQELKGEKIDIVMWDEDVTRFACNALAPAEISKVFLDEENKEMEIVVPDAQLSLAIGKKGQNVRLAAKLTGWKLDIISVSATSARTAESIFNLMLLPGMSETMAQNIFQSGFGSFQSLATAKAEEVMTIPGYDDPEKAQKLIDDADALIKKYEEQGVPVPTSPQAQPVEKTSSAKQRAEEQLKAELSKLGQE, from the coding sequence ATGGCAGATAACATGTTTTCTGATTTGGCAAAAGTGATTGATCAAGTCGGTAAAGACAAAGGCATCGATAAAGAAGTCGTCATTGACGCCGTTAAGCAAGCGATGCTAGTAGCCGCTAGAAAAAAATATGGTACTTATCGCGAAATCGAAGCCCAATACAATGAAGAAACTGGCGAAGTTGAATTGTATGAGTTTAAAGAAGTAGTAGAAGCAGAAAAATTTGTCGACGAAGAAGTTGAGATCACATTAGATGAAGCTTTGAAATTAGATCCAGGCGCTCAACTAGACGATTCTATTGGTATCAAATTAGAATCAGGTGATTTGGGACGTATCGCAGCTCAAACTGCAAAACAAATTATTTTACAAAAAGTACGCGATGCCGAAAGAGAAATCATTTTCTCTGAGTTCGAACAACGTAAAGGTGAAATTGCATCTGGTATCGCACGTCGTGTAGAAAAGGGCGCAATCGTTGTTGATTTAGGCCGCACAGAAGCTCATATTCCACCGCGCGAACAAATTCCAGGTGAAGTTTACAAACCAGGTGATCGTATTCAGGGTTACTTATCTGAAGTACGTCAAACGACTCGTGGTCCTCAGATCATCATGTCTCGTGCAGACGAGCGTTACTTAGTGAAACTTTTCGAAATGGAAGTTCCAGAAATTTATGATGGCATCGTTGAGATCATGTCAGCGGCTCGTGAGCCAGGCCAACGCGCTAAAATCGCAGTCCGCACAAAAGACAACTCGGTTGATCCAGTTGGAGCTTGTGTAGGTATGAAAGGTTCTCGTGTACAAAATATCGTACAAGAACTTAAAGGCGAAAAAATTGATATCGTGATGTGGGATGAAGACGTTACACGCTTTGCATGTAATGCTTTAGCTCCGGCTGAAATTTCAAAAGTTTTCTTGGATGAAGAAAATAAAGAAATGGAAATCGTAGTACCAGATGCTCAACTAAGTTTAGCTATCGGTAAAAAAGGTCAAAACGTGCGTTTGGCAGCTAAATTGACTGGTTGGAAATTAGATATCATTTCTGTATCAGCAACATCTGCTCGTACTGCAGAATCAATTTTCAATTTAATGTTGTTACCAGGTATGAGCGAAACAATGGCTCAAAATATCTTCCAATCAGGTTTTGGTTCATTCCAATCTTTAGCTACGGCTAAAGCGGAAGAAGTGATGACCATCCCAGGTTATGATGATCCAGAAAAAGCTCAAAAGTTAATTGATGATGCTGATGCTTTAATAAAGAAGTACGAAGAACAGGGCGTCCCTGTTCCGACGTCTCCTCAGGCTCAACCTGTCGAGAAAACATCTTCAGCTAAGCAAAGAGCAGAAGAGCAACTTAAGGCCGAACTATCTAAGTTAGGTCAGGAATAG
- the rimP gene encoding ribosome maturation factor RimP: MDSWLTKVEQIAQEIAEREGCVLYDIEHTGAGRGRILRVFIDKEGGVGIEDCSNVSKGLNLRLDVEDVVPGDMYNLEVSTPGLDRHLKKVWHFEKVAGKKVFVQLSKSLGSLGATEDKGMLSMKKFEDVLTGVEGSDLMFDIRGHKIKVPFSAVEKAKLVFEYKTNPKKK, translated from the coding sequence TTGGACAGTTGGTTAACAAAAGTAGAACAGATCGCACAAGAAATCGCGGAACGTGAAGGGTGTGTTTTGTATGACATCGAACACACGGGTGCGGGGCGTGGTAGAATTTTACGTGTTTTTATCGATAAAGAAGGCGGAGTCGGCATCGAAGACTGTTCGAATGTTTCCAAAGGACTTAACTTGCGCCTTGATGTTGAAGATGTAGTTCCTGGGGATATGTACAACCTTGAAGTATCAACACCGGGCTTAGATCGCCACCTTAAAAAAGTATGGCATTTCGAAAAAGTAGCTGGAAAAAAAGTATTCGTTCAGCTTTCTAAATCTTTAGGTAGCCTCGGTGCCACTGAAGACAAGGGAATGCTGTCGATGAAAAAGTTTGAAGATGTATTAACTGGTGTTGAGGGCTCTGACTTAATGTTCGATATTCGCGGACACAAGATTAAAGTTCCTTTTTCAGCAGTAGAAAAAGCAAAACTCGTATTTGAATATAAAACGAATCCTAAAAAGAAATAA
- a CDS encoding GNAT family N-acetyltransferase, translating to MIHIKPAIQTDWPQIISIAEAAKTTLEYPAAFNWSAETLAEELNHVFTILAEQSEEVRGFVCYRELSEAFEISVLATHPSFQRTGIQTELVLYLQKLAATHNKNVWLEVHQKNTAALGFYQKLGFQTLRIRSHYYSDGGGAVVMGWKASENR from the coding sequence ATGATCCATATCAAACCGGCTATTCAAACAGATTGGCCCCAGATAATCTCTATTGCGGAAGCGGCGAAGACCACTTTGGAATATCCTGCTGCGTTTAATTGGTCAGCAGAGACCTTGGCTGAAGAACTAAATCATGTTTTCACGATATTGGCAGAGCAGTCCGAAGAGGTGAGGGGATTTGTCTGTTATCGCGAGCTATCCGAGGCTTTTGAAATCAGTGTTTTGGCGACTCATCCCAGCTTCCAAAGAACCGGCATTCAAACCGAATTAGTCCTGTATTTACAAAAACTTGCTGCAACGCATAATAAAAATGTATGGCTGGAGGTGCACCAAAAAAATACGGCGGCGCTGGGCTTCTATCAAAAGCTAGGGTTTCAAACCCTCCGTATTCGAAGTCATTATTACTCAGATGGTGGAGGAGCTGTGGTGATGGGCTGGAAAGCATCTGAAAATCGTTAA
- a CDS encoding outer membrane beta-barrel protein, translated as MNLLNIALALVFGFTTSVATASTAATDLNQPSVECVDLSTNQVVKQGVAPAQAAGEVQSGGTSGVDEVVLFDRTPETSGAAVAAGEATVQATTVTETTVVPAAVATTKKVVKTTKSVQKKAIAVRPQGSGVTDIVPAEGSNLRVVPVARPGYISGVTSTGAVVMVPANQQSYEVVRTFEKDTKSDLKVTGRSFLNSEGRAMVLIPVANEGYISGVTASGEIVRIPTAAPKATTVAAVREPVVYGTAPATTTTVVTKTQTVAVAPAATQSGSETLIEREVVVSEAATAPEVQLPASSTMKVTKNAASDKKAYALVVVGAGGYPEVNNVDVGYDLTGALGYYYNAFMFELGAGVAKHKMNLRNYSFFNRVDNFDVDQYKGYVAAKYQFEKGTLGLSDKLQPIAGALLSYTKRDYNLKNPAVVTASGNTGSSNALDLGLNAGLDYEFTSKFSLGFDFKYMFNLSNEVSATYNDPNFGYTGTAIEKLQYYTAGISAKVNF; from the coding sequence ATGAATCTATTGAATATCGCGTTAGCCCTAGTTTTCGGTTTTACAACCTCAGTTGCGACAGCTTCGACGGCAGCAACAGATTTGAACCAACCATCAGTAGAGTGTGTGGATTTATCGACAAACCAAGTTGTAAAACAAGGTGTGGCTCCAGCTCAAGCCGCGGGCGAAGTTCAAAGTGGTGGCACCAGCGGTGTGGACGAAGTGGTGCTATTTGATCGCACTCCAGAGACTTCAGGTGCCGCTGTAGCGGCCGGTGAAGCGACCGTACAAGCAACGACCGTGACTGAAACAACAGTGGTTCCGGCAGCAGTGGCGACAACAAAAAAAGTGGTTAAAACAACGAAGTCTGTGCAGAAGAAAGCCATTGCCGTTCGTCCTCAGGGTTCAGGTGTAACGGATATCGTTCCAGCAGAGGGATCTAATCTTCGCGTGGTTCCTGTGGCAAGACCGGGTTACATTTCAGGTGTGACCTCAACGGGTGCTGTGGTCATGGTTCCTGCAAATCAACAGTCGTATGAAGTGGTTAGAACTTTCGAAAAAGACACTAAGTCAGATTTAAAAGTAACAGGTCGTAGCTTCTTAAATTCAGAGGGGCGTGCGATGGTTCTTATTCCTGTAGCGAACGAGGGTTATATTTCTGGAGTGACAGCGTCAGGAGAGATCGTTCGCATTCCGACAGCAGCGCCGAAAGCCACAACTGTTGCGGCTGTGCGTGAACCCGTAGTTTATGGAACAGCTCCGGCTACAACAACTACAGTTGTTACCAAAACACAGACAGTAGCGGTGGCCCCAGCAGCAACTCAATCAGGTTCTGAAACATTAATCGAACGTGAAGTCGTCGTTTCAGAAGCGGCAACAGCTCCAGAGGTGCAGCTTCCAGCTAGCAGCACGATGAAAGTAACTAAAAACGCGGCATCAGATAAAAAAGCTTATGCTTTAGTCGTTGTAGGTGCGGGTGGTTATCCAGAAGTAAATAACGTAGATGTTGGATACGACTTAACAGGTGCTTTGGGTTACTATTATAACGCATTTATGTTTGAGTTAGGTGCGGGCGTTGCAAAACATAAAATGAATTTACGTAACTACAGCTTCTTCAATCGTGTTGATAACTTTGACGTAGATCAATACAAAGGTTACGTGGCGGCGAAATACCAATTTGAAAAAGGCACGTTGGGTCTGAGTGATAAACTACAGCCAATTGCTGGCGCGTTGTTATCTTACACAAAAAGAGATTATAATTTGAAAAACCCAGCGGTGGTAACAGCTTCTGGTAATACGGGAAGTTCAAATGCATTGGATTTAGGTTTAAATGCGGGACTTGATTACGAGTTTACTTCGAAATTCTCATTAGGCTTTGATTTCAAATACATGTTCAATTTGTCGAACGAAGTGAGTGCAACCTATAATGATCCTAATTTTGGTTATACAGGAACTGCGATTGAAAAGTTGCAATACTACACTGCTGGTATTTCGGCAAAAGTGAATTTCTAA
- a CDS encoding SBBP repeat-containing protein: protein MAKKLRIVSTVALVFVLIASFQNCSSYKADEGMENQSSIGGSGASQSSSDGQQLVGAPIVRLPEIDPVSGDIIGFPSTPNSSTTTTTTSQIPKTSFIYKTTLVNSSGQYVDAVCNASAVDQEGNSYCAGHTSSDLAEPNAGGADVFAMKIDSTGKLVWIRQLGSRSLVALTTDYTSASSAGDRAVVNHNDFANSIAVDNFGNVYVGGMMSPTQHKSGNRVSGYSGGLVGGGAFVMKLNHQGAIQWLKYANDNVNAVATNCSGLATDSGGNVYCTGSAVDFVEKSGNKGKGDVFVVKFNALGTIQWKRQLGSVSNTFGDSKASSVPTSITVDNAGNVYTAGVTDGNLAETSGGNVDAFVMKLSPLGVIQWVRQLGSKSNTFGSSAGADYCNGIAADSIGNVYCAGRTDGRLADAYAGGNGDAFVMKLNSQGTIQWVKQLGQSFTQGDSSQYEICYGVAVDPSNNVYCAGMTTSRLAPGSSANRNGDAFVTKLNPQGAVQWVKQWGETEAEAQNRCHGVSVDVAGNVYCAGYSNIIHTSGSSGFIMKIGVSQQ from the coding sequence ATGGCTAAAAAATTGAGAATTGTATCAACTGTTGCTTTGGTATTTGTGTTGATAGCATCTTTTCAGAACTGTAGTAGTTATAAGGCAGATGAGGGGATGGAAAATCAGTCCTCAATTGGTGGTAGTGGTGCCAGTCAGTCCTCATCGGATGGTCAACAGTTAGTCGGTGCACCTATTGTAAGATTGCCAGAAATCGACCCTGTAAGCGGAGATATTATCGGGTTTCCATCCACGCCCAATAGCAGTACAACCACTACAACAACGAGTCAGATTCCTAAGACTTCTTTTATATACAAAACTACTTTGGTGAATAGCTCCGGTCAGTACGTGGATGCTGTCTGTAATGCGTCGGCCGTAGATCAAGAAGGAAACAGTTACTGTGCTGGCCACACGAGTAGTGATTTAGCTGAACCTAATGCAGGTGGGGCCGATGTTTTCGCGATGAAGATCGACAGTACCGGCAAGCTTGTGTGGATCAGACAGTTGGGCAGTAGATCGCTGGTCGCACTGACGACTGACTATACTTCGGCCTCTTCTGCCGGTGATCGTGCAGTCGTTAATCACAATGACTTCGCCAATTCCATCGCCGTTGATAATTTTGGCAATGTGTATGTTGGCGGGATGATGTCTCCGACTCAGCATAAATCTGGGAATAGAGTGAGCGGCTACAGCGGAGGCCTAGTCGGCGGTGGGGCCTTTGTGATGAAGCTCAATCATCAAGGTGCTATTCAATGGTTGAAGTATGCAAATGACAACGTTAATGCGGTGGCAACAAACTGTTCTGGTTTGGCTACGGATAGCGGGGGAAATGTCTACTGTACTGGTTCTGCCGTCGATTTTGTTGAAAAAAGCGGGAATAAAGGAAAAGGCGATGTTTTCGTAGTTAAGTTCAATGCTTTAGGTACTATTCAGTGGAAACGACAATTAGGCAGTGTATCCAACACTTTTGGTGACAGCAAAGCCAGTAGTGTGCCGACATCAATCACTGTGGATAATGCGGGGAATGTCTATACGGCCGGAGTAACAGATGGCAACTTAGCGGAAACTTCTGGTGGGAATGTAGATGCCTTTGTGATGAAGTTGAGTCCTTTGGGCGTCATTCAGTGGGTCAGACAATTGGGTAGTAAATCAAATACTTTTGGAAGTAGTGCCGGAGCAGATTATTGTAACGGGATAGCTGCTGACAGCATTGGAAATGTCTACTGTGCTGGCCGTACAGATGGACGCCTAGCAGATGCCTATGCTGGTGGTAATGGTGACGCCTTTGTGATGAAGTTGAACTCTCAGGGAACAATTCAATGGGTGAAGCAGTTAGGCCAGTCGTTTACTCAAGGGGACAGTTCACAGTATGAAATTTGTTATGGAGTTGCTGTAGACCCCTCAAATAATGTTTACTGTGCTGGTATGACAACAAGTCGACTGGCTCCAGGTTCCTCGGCAAATCGTAATGGTGATGCCTTTGTGACAAAGCTAAACCCTCAAGGTGCAGTTCAGTGGGTGAAGCAGTGGGGGGAAACGGAAGCCGAAGCTCAGAACAGATGTCATGGTGTTAGTGTGGATGTTGCGGGAAATGTGTACTGTGCAGGTTATTCCAATATTATTCACACCAGCGGCTCTTCAGGTTTTATTATGAAAATTGGCGTGAGCCAGCAGTAA
- a CDS encoding TIGR02147 family protein: MKKSVSKEIALEFGLWLRKQFHARKEKNSNYSLRAFAQKLDMDPSSLSQIMNAKRNISTDLIRRTEQSLDTEFLTELPLLLKEREKDYQHLPIGLFPHISHWYYIALLEMTLMKNFSSDLADIAERLNISEDVVRTAVQHLKKVGLLSEHQGILKKTKHNITNYKEGETSDAHKTFQKQILHRALEAVDKVEMDKKDITSMIFPMDVKKVPYAKKLIKKFRKEMNELLDDGNGTEVYALSVQLVPLTT; encoded by the coding sequence ATGAAAAAATCTGTCTCGAAAGAAATTGCTCTTGAATTCGGTCTTTGGCTTAGAAAGCAATTTCATGCGAGGAAAGAAAAAAACTCTAACTACTCTTTACGTGCTTTTGCACAGAAGTTAGATATGGACCCATCTTCCCTTTCCCAGATTATGAATGCAAAAAGAAATATCTCAACGGATCTTATCCGTCGAACAGAACAGTCTTTGGATACTGAGTTTCTAACAGAGCTGCCGCTCCTTTTAAAAGAGCGAGAAAAAGATTATCAACACTTACCGATAGGTTTATTTCCTCATATTTCACATTGGTACTATATTGCCCTTCTTGAAATGACTTTAATGAAAAACTTTTCTTCTGATCTGGCGGATATTGCCGAGCGCTTAAACATCAGTGAAGATGTGGTCCGGACAGCCGTACAGCACCTTAAAAAAGTTGGACTTTTAAGTGAGCACCAAGGGATCTTAAAGAAAACAAAGCACAACATCACCAACTACAAAGAAGGCGAAACATCGGACGCCCATAAAACTTTCCAAAAACAAATACTGCATCGTGCGCTGGAAGCTGTTGATAAAGTCGAGATGGATAAAAAAGATATCACCAGTATGATCTTCCCGATGGATGTTAAAAAAGTGCCCTATGCAAAAAAGCTAATTAAGAAATTTCGCAAAGAAATGAATGAACTACTAGATGATGGCAACGGCACAGAAGTCTATGCTCTATCTGTACAATTAGTTCCCCTGACAACTTAA
- a CDS encoding ADP-ribosyltransferase, translating to MVKIKSIGNAVKKTLLPTLLSSLLIPQALLANVSTSASVATPTGQLTFSLKTAGPPIQMMALSDSSKYLAFQRSFMTKLNDGPSALALIREFDNMDHSNLVTTVQASVERAVDPNDKWTDFYEFMEAPENDWSLAIIEYTLGNESDDEQIYVTVNRELRDGRPDSAAVSQWTKRMREAMWRLPRFEGISFRGTRLKPEQIEKYYQVGKVAQDLAFISTSLSPTTAFKFADPDVNGVIDNEKVSIVFVVLGKTGRPVSNFAHMHSHEQEILFANGTPMTVKAKTPVFQDSLLNRTQIILLEEN from the coding sequence ATGGTTAAAATCAAATCGATCGGCAATGCCGTTAAAAAGACCTTGTTACCAACCCTATTATCATCGCTGCTGATACCGCAAGCGCTGTTGGCGAATGTTTCGACCTCAGCTTCGGTAGCGACGCCTACAGGGCAGTTAACCTTCAGCCTCAAAACGGCAGGCCCCCCTATTCAAATGATGGCTTTGTCGGACTCTTCGAAATATCTAGCTTTTCAGCGAAGCTTTATGACCAAGTTGAACGATGGCCCTTCCGCTTTGGCTTTGATTCGTGAATTCGACAACATGGATCACTCGAATTTAGTGACGACTGTGCAAGCCTCTGTTGAACGCGCCGTAGACCCTAACGACAAGTGGACTGACTTCTATGAATTTATGGAAGCCCCTGAAAATGATTGGTCCTTAGCGATTATCGAATACACCTTAGGGAACGAAAGCGACGATGAACAAATCTATGTTACTGTGAATCGTGAATTACGCGATGGCCGCCCGGACTCTGCAGCGGTTTCCCAATGGACTAAACGCATGCGTGAAGCTATGTGGAGACTCCCTCGCTTTGAAGGGATCTCGTTCCGCGGTACGCGATTGAAACCTGAACAGATTGAAAAGTATTATCAAGTGGGAAAAGTCGCACAGGATTTGGCTTTTATTTCGACGTCTTTATCCCCGACAACAGCATTTAAATTTGCTGATCCTGATGTCAATGGAGTCATTGATAATGAAAAGGTCTCTATTGTTTTTGTTGTTTTAGGAAAAACAGGCCGTCCTGTTTCCAACTTTGCTCACATGCATTCACACGAACAAGAAATTCTTTTTGCTAACGGCACACCGATGACAGTCAAAGCCAAAACACCGGTGTTTCAAGACAGTTTGTTAAATCGAACCCAGATTATTCTGCTAGAAGAAAACTAA
- a CDS encoding lytic transglycosylase domain-containing protein has product METNTENNKSKLFARKIGLLSLFCTVLILNESCQMSAEPSLLSIQDEIRKTHAQELLSTQGEVPEKVALFDGDRNFSRYIEQYVQKRNKRINAESFTQTLMNLSQDHSYDPIFLLAVIQTESSFNFNAVGSVGEIGLMQIRPNTAEWISKKKNLPWKGAQALKDPEYNILLGAHYFQYLKSTMDSESLKYVNAYNMGPTSAKRMAQNNNLKKHPYFGKVVNNYLMIYADLKNMKEKEQKMLIAEKSNKQYFASLQSSVSAIF; this is encoded by the coding sequence ATGGAAACAAATACAGAAAACAATAAATCAAAGTTGTTCGCACGCAAAATCGGTCTACTGAGTTTATTTTGTACTGTTTTGATTTTGAATGAATCTTGTCAAATGAGTGCAGAACCATCTTTATTGAGCATTCAAGACGAGATCCGTAAAACACATGCTCAAGAGCTATTAAGCACGCAAGGTGAAGTTCCTGAGAAAGTGGCGCTATTTGATGGTGATCGTAATTTCTCTCGTTATATCGAGCAATATGTACAGAAAAGAAATAAAAGAATTAATGCAGAAAGCTTTACTCAAACATTAATGAATTTGAGCCAAGATCACTCTTATGACCCGATCTTTTTATTGGCTGTAATTCAAACTGAAAGCAGCTTTAACTTTAATGCGGTTGGTAGCGTTGGTGAAATCGGTTTGATGCAAATCCGCCCGAATACTGCTGAGTGGATTTCTAAAAAGAAGAACTTACCTTGGAAGGGCGCACAAGCCTTAAAAGATCCTGAATATAATATCTTACTTGGTGCTCACTACTTTCAATACTTGAAATCGACTATGGATTCTGAAAGTTTGAAGTATGTAAATGCGTACAATATGGGTCCCACAAGTGCAAAGCGTATGGCACAAAATAACAACCTGAAAAAACACCCTTACTTCGGTAAAGTTGTGAATAACTACTTGATGATCTACGCTGACTTAAAAAATATGAAAGAAAAAGAACAGAAGATGTTGATTGCTGAAAAATCAAATAAACAATACTTTGCTAGTCTACAATCTTCAGTATCAGCAATTTTCTAA
- a CDS encoding NADAR family protein has translation MKTRSPKQILLILSILLAGCVSGGHSQIKDGYPDVWWQAVPEAELPSWEIPPQAADRSKGEVILSKRNELGQFSNLPASEFSLDGLKYASVEGLWQSLKYPESATDERARKDLVWPYTRAEVRALSGFEAKKAGDLANANMKKLGIKWVTYKGRKIEYNGRDQEVHYELILNACRAKLRDNPELVRLLLSTGDLTFLADHRQKADSPPAYFYHEIYMRLRAELRHEGAPR, from the coding sequence ATGAAAACCCGTTCACCGAAACAGATCTTACTTATTCTTTCGATTCTACTTGCTGGCTGTGTTTCGGGTGGACATTCACAAATAAAAGATGGTTACCCAGATGTTTGGTGGCAGGCAGTTCCTGAAGCTGAGCTGCCAAGTTGGGAAATTCCGCCGCAAGCCGCAGACCGTAGTAAAGGCGAGGTCATTCTTTCAAAACGTAATGAGCTTGGTCAGTTTTCAAATCTGCCAGCATCAGAGTTTTCTCTTGATGGATTGAAATACGCCAGTGTTGAAGGTCTTTGGCAGTCGTTGAAGTATCCAGAATCAGCAACAGATGAAAGAGCGCGTAAAGATCTCGTGTGGCCTTACACACGTGCAGAAGTTCGTGCACTCAGTGGTTTCGAGGCGAAAAAGGCCGGTGATTTGGCCAATGCCAATATGAAGAAATTAGGGATAAAATGGGTGACCTATAAAGGCCGTAAAATCGAATACAATGGCCGCGATCAAGAGGTTCATTATGAGCTCATTTTAAACGCGTGCCGCGCTAAACTTCGCGATAATCCAGAGCTGGTTCGATTGCTTTTAAGCACAGGGGATTTAACGTTTTTAGCGGATCATCGCCAAAAGGCAGATTCTCCGCCTGCGTATTTTTACCACGAGATCTATATGAGACTTCGAGCTGAGCTCCGCCATGAAGGGGCTCCTCGTTAG
- a CDS encoding trypsin-like serine peptidase, with translation MKSILMTALITLVSVTASAQINPDLFEKIIDKNDLVMVDAEATNVPRSFAALVDAFGYIDIGCTATHIGHGYVLTAGHCFWANLQLKENQDCSDVSISWGFRQGKEPYMVSKCESIVAMQDNESLGSDFAIMKVSPVPPVKVDLERRRRIIAGNRVTAFSHADDQPLQWSKYCFVQPESAYNQFLPKKAIQHKCDTNPSSSGAVLIDVFTKKIVGIHNGGVLIPGPAMNYGTHISEATLSGVLDKLGF, from the coding sequence ATGAAATCAATCTTAATGACAGCGTTGATCACCTTAGTGTCGGTAACGGCTTCTGCTCAAATTAATCCGGATCTATTTGAAAAAATCATCGATAAGAATGATCTTGTGATGGTGGATGCCGAGGCGACCAATGTACCTCGTTCATTTGCCGCTTTAGTGGATGCTTTTGGTTATATTGATATCGGCTGTACAGCTACTCATATTGGTCATGGTTATGTCTTAACGGCTGGTCACTGTTTCTGGGCCAATCTGCAATTAAAAGAAAATCAAGACTGTTCAGATGTTTCGATCTCTTGGGGATTTCGCCAAGGCAAAGAACCTTACATGGTTTCAAAGTGTGAAAGCATTGTAGCGATGCAAGACAATGAAAGCCTAGGAAGTGACTTTGCTATTATGAAAGTTTCTCCGGTGCCGCCAGTAAAAGTGGATTTGGAGCGTCGTCGCCGTATTATTGCAGGGAATCGTGTAACGGCTTTTTCCCATGCAGATGATCAACCACTTCAGTGGTCAAAGTATTGCTTTGTTCAACCAGAATCTGCTTACAACCAATTTCTTCCGAAGAAAGCCATTCAACATAAGTGTGATACTAATCCAAGTAGCAGCGGAGCTGTATTGATTGATGTCTTCACTAAAAAAATCGTGGGCATTCACAATGGGGGAGTTTTAATTCCTGGGCCTGCTATGAATTATGGGACGCACATTTCGGAAGCCACGCTTTCAGGTGTTCTTGATAAGCTGGGTTTCTAA
- a CDS encoding pseudouridine synthase family protein: protein MIQIVFQNNSFVVCNKPAQVLSVPARDKADPRPCLGLELQKHLGQPVYPVHRLDYEVSGLILYALTSESHRESQDWFQNKLIRKKYRAETPFQNFDHWPQNVTTDRSQIIVKPGSQFLWKTKILRGKRRSFESAHGEWAETEALVHAVDEAAKKILWDLYPITGKPHQLRLELSRRGFPILGDSLYGSTYKREEAGVALAAIEINLSGVQSRYGLPEKILLNPSN, encoded by the coding sequence ATGATCCAGATTGTCTTTCAAAATAATTCCTTTGTCGTCTGTAATAAGCCCGCACAGGTTTTATCCGTGCCCGCACGTGATAAGGCAGATCCGCGCCCTTGTTTGGGGCTTGAGTTACAAAAGCATTTAGGACAGCCAGTATATCCAGTTCATCGCTTGGATTATGAAGTGAGTGGATTAATTCTGTATGCTCTCACTTCAGAAAGTCATCGTGAGTCCCAAGATTGGTTTCAGAACAAACTTATTCGGAAAAAATATCGTGCAGAAACGCCTTTTCAAAACTTTGATCATTGGCCTCAAAACGTAACCACAGATCGCAGTCAGATCATCGTAAAACCTGGTAGTCAGTTCCTATGGAAGACCAAAATATTACGTGGTAAACGCCGCTCATTTGAATCTGCACACGGAGAGTGGGCTGAAACAGAAGCCCTTGTTCATGCTGTAGATGAGGCTGCAAAAAAAATATTATGGGATCTTTATCCGATCACAGGTAAACCCCACCAGTTGCGTTTAGAACTCAGCCGCAGAGGATTCCCGATTTTAGGGGACTCTTTATACGGGTCTACTTATAAGCGGGAAGAGGCTGGAGTGGCTTTAGCGGCCATCGAGATCAATCTGTCAGGGGTTCAGAGTCGTTATGGCTTACCCGAGAAAATACTTCTAAATCCCTCAAATTAA